The following are encoded together in the Microterricola viridarii genome:
- the efeB gene encoding iron uptake transporter deferrochelatase/peroxidase subunit: protein MNTPDDRSPGDPAAGPVDGSVESATEQPAPRGLSRRGLLGLAGATVAGIGLGVGADRAVIAASGAGQSAPNAATYPFYGSHQSGIVTPAQDRLHFAAFDMAGDAGRAELIELLQDWTVAAAAMTAGRDIGDFGAVSGNYDAPPEDTGEAQGLPAGGLTITFGFGPALFRDAAGADRFGIASRQPAALTRLPHFPGDMLEAEASDGELCIQACADDPQVAVHAIRNLTRIAFGRATLRWSQLGFGRTSSTSTAQATPRNLFGFKDGTSNVKAEETATVNEQVWVHPDDGPAWLAGGSYLVARRIRMTIETWDRTILREQEAVFGRTKGEGAPLSGGTEFTPPDFEITGRGDKPLIAETAHMRLSHPSHNGGAAMLRRGYNFVDGNDQLGRLNAGLFFLSYQRSPEQFVTVQSQLAKNDALNEYIRHVGSALFAVPAGIRKGGYVGEALFA, encoded by the coding sequence ATGAACACTCCTGACGACCGCTCCCCCGGCGACCCTGCCGCGGGGCCGGTCGATGGCTCCGTGGAGTCGGCGACTGAGCAGCCCGCCCCGCGCGGGCTCTCCCGCCGCGGCCTGCTCGGGCTGGCCGGCGCGACGGTGGCGGGCATCGGGCTCGGCGTCGGCGCCGACCGCGCCGTGATCGCGGCATCCGGAGCCGGCCAGTCCGCCCCGAACGCCGCCACCTACCCGTTCTACGGCAGCCACCAGTCCGGCATCGTGACGCCGGCTCAGGACCGGCTGCACTTCGCGGCGTTCGACATGGCCGGCGACGCCGGCCGGGCCGAGCTGATCGAGCTGCTGCAGGACTGGACGGTCGCCGCGGCGGCCATGACGGCCGGCCGTGACATCGGCGACTTCGGCGCGGTGAGCGGCAACTACGACGCCCCGCCGGAGGACACCGGGGAGGCGCAGGGACTTCCGGCCGGCGGCCTCACCATCACCTTCGGCTTCGGCCCCGCCCTGTTCCGCGACGCCGCGGGCGCCGACCGCTTCGGCATCGCGTCCCGCCAGCCCGCAGCCCTCACCCGGCTGCCGCACTTTCCCGGCGACATGTTGGAAGCCGAGGCCTCCGACGGGGAGCTCTGCATCCAGGCTTGCGCCGACGACCCGCAGGTCGCCGTGCACGCCATCCGCAATCTCACCCGCATCGCCTTCGGCCGGGCCACGCTTCGCTGGTCGCAGCTGGGCTTTGGCCGCACCTCCTCCACCAGCACAGCCCAGGCCACCCCGCGCAACCTGTTCGGTTTCAAGGACGGCACGTCGAACGTGAAGGCAGAGGAGACGGCCACCGTCAACGAACAGGTGTGGGTGCACCCGGACGATGGCCCAGCATGGCTGGCCGGCGGAAGCTACCTGGTGGCCCGTCGCATCCGGATGACGATCGAGACCTGGGATCGCACGATCTTGCGCGAGCAGGAGGCCGTCTTCGGCCGTACCAAGGGCGAGGGTGCGCCGCTCTCCGGCGGCACCGAGTTCACACCACCCGATTTCGAGATCACGGGCCGCGGTGACAAGCCGCTCATCGCCGAAACCGCCCACATGCGACTCTCCCACCCCAGCCACAACGGCGGCGCGGCCATGCTGCGCCGGGGCTACAACTTCGTCGACGGCAACGACCAGCTGGGGCGCCTGAACGCCGGCTTGTTCTTCCTGAGCTACCAGCGCTCACCGGAGCAGTTCGTCACGGTGCAGTCGCAGCTGGCCAAGAACGATGCGCTCAACGAGTACATCCGGCACGTGGGCTCCGCGCTGTTCGCGGTGCCGGCCGGTATCCGCAAGGGCGGCTACGTGGGCGAGGCGTTGTTCGCCTAG
- the efeU gene encoding iron uptake transporter permease EfeU: MLANYLIGLREGLEAALIVTILIAYIVKIDRRDLLGRIWLGIGLAVLLALGIGAILTFGTYGLSFEAQEAIGGILSIVATGFVTWMVFWMLRTARDLKGVLHGNIDKHLDGTGWGLVIVAFLAVGREGIETALFIWAAVQATGETTMPILGASLGILTAVGLGWLLYSGMLRINLSKFFTWTGAALIIVAGGVLAYGVHDLQEAGILPGLHNLAFDVSAAIPPDSWYGTLLKGTLNFSPATTWLEAAVWLGYVVPTLTIFIVKSRAGRRPAHKPAPAAPVALPAS, from the coding sequence ATGCTCGCCAATTATCTGATCGGCCTCCGCGAGGGTCTCGAAGCGGCCCTGATCGTCACCATCCTGATCGCCTACATCGTCAAGATCGACCGGCGTGACCTGCTCGGCCGCATCTGGCTCGGCATCGGGCTGGCCGTGCTGCTCGCCCTCGGCATCGGCGCGATCCTCACCTTCGGCACCTACGGGCTGAGCTTCGAGGCGCAGGAGGCCATCGGCGGCATCCTCTCCATCGTCGCCACCGGGTTCGTGACCTGGATGGTGTTCTGGATGCTGCGCACCGCCCGCGACCTCAAGGGCGTTCTACACGGCAACATCGACAAGCACCTGGACGGCACCGGCTGGGGGCTCGTCATCGTCGCGTTCCTCGCCGTCGGCCGCGAGGGCATCGAGACCGCGCTGTTCATTTGGGCGGCCGTGCAGGCGACCGGCGAGACCACCATGCCGATCCTCGGCGCGAGCCTCGGCATCCTCACCGCCGTCGGGCTCGGTTGGCTGCTCTACTCCGGCATGCTGCGCATCAACCTGTCGAAGTTCTTCACCTGGACGGGCGCCGCCCTGATCATCGTCGCCGGTGGGGTGCTCGCCTACGGCGTGCACGACCTGCAGGAGGCCGGCATCCTGCCCGGCCTGCACAACCTGGCGTTCGACGTGAGCGCCGCGATCCCGCCGGACAGCTGGTACGGAACGCTGCTCAAGGGCACGCTCAACTTCTCGCCGGCCACCACCTGGCTGGAGGCCGCAGTCTGGCTCGGCTATGTGGTGCCGACGCTCACGATATTCATCGTGAAGAGCCGCGCCGGACGGCGCCCGGCGCACAAGCCTGCGCCGGCGGCACCCGTCGCCCTCCCGGCCTCCTAG
- the efeO gene encoding iron uptake system protein EfeO: MSRLLRPAIASVAAGAALLLLSGCVANAPTADAGHTGIGVDSSADACTIDTASAPSGNVRFTVKNSGTQVTEFYLLADDGLRIVGEVENVGPGISRDLVIQARPGDYFTVCKPGMVGAGIGKAAFTVTDSGHDFEADADLTAQVAAANLNYAAYVKDQIAQLVTGTDAFAAAYTAGNDEEARALYAPTRVHWERVETVAESFGDLDPMLDLREADLEEGQEWTGWHAMEKDLWPANAEAGFAAYTPEQRQALADKLVADTATLNDKVQNLDFTLDMQTNGAIGLMDEVASGKVTGEEEFWSHTDLWDFQANVDGATVLYGGVRDILLAKDADLAAKLDREFAALQKLLDAQRVGDGFKLYTELSPAEIRAFSDQVNALGEPLNQLTAALVLN; the protein is encoded by the coding sequence GTGTCACGCCTGCTCCGCCCCGCCATCGCCTCCGTCGCCGCCGGCGCCGCCCTCCTGCTGCTCTCCGGCTGCGTCGCCAACGCCCCGACGGCGGATGCCGGCCACACCGGCATCGGCGTCGACAGCAGCGCCGACGCCTGCACCATCGACACCGCATCGGCGCCGAGCGGCAACGTGCGCTTCACCGTCAAGAACTCCGGCACCCAGGTGACCGAGTTCTACCTGCTGGCCGACGACGGCCTGCGCATCGTCGGTGAGGTCGAGAACGTCGGCCCCGGAATCAGCCGCGACCTCGTCATCCAGGCCCGCCCCGGCGACTACTTCACCGTCTGCAAGCCGGGCATGGTCGGCGCGGGCATCGGCAAGGCCGCGTTCACCGTGACGGACTCCGGCCACGACTTCGAGGCCGACGCCGACCTCACCGCCCAGGTCGCCGCCGCGAACCTGAACTACGCCGCATACGTCAAGGACCAGATCGCCCAGCTGGTGACCGGCACCGACGCTTTCGCCGCCGCCTACACCGCCGGCAACGACGAGGAGGCCCGCGCCCTCTACGCGCCCACCCGCGTGCACTGGGAGCGCGTCGAGACCGTCGCCGAATCCTTCGGCGACCTCGACCCGATGCTCGACCTCCGTGAGGCCGACCTCGAGGAAGGGCAGGAGTGGACCGGCTGGCACGCCATGGAGAAGGACCTCTGGCCGGCCAACGCCGAGGCCGGCTTCGCCGCGTACACGCCGGAGCAGCGCCAGGCCCTCGCCGACAAGCTCGTCGCCGACACAGCGACCCTGAACGACAAGGTGCAGAACCTCGACTTCACGCTCGACATGCAGACCAACGGCGCCATCGGCCTGATGGACGAGGTCGCCAGCGGCAAGGTCACCGGCGAGGAGGAGTTCTGGTCGCACACCGACCTCTGGGACTTCCAGGCCAACGTCGACGGCGCGACCGTGCTCTACGGTGGCGTGCGCGACATCTTGCTGGCCAAGGATGCCGACCTCGCCGCGAAGTTGGACCGCGAGTTCGCCGCGCTGCAGAAGCTGCTCGACGCCCAGCGGGTCGGGGACGGATTCAAGCTGTACACCGAGCTCAGCCCGGCCGAGATCCGCGCGTTCTCCGACCAGGTCAACGCCCTCGGCGAGCCGCTCAACCAGCTCACCGCCGCCCTCGTGCTCAACTAA